A portion of the Cottoperca gobio unplaced genomic scaffold, fCotGob3.1 fCotGob3_231arrow_ctg1, whole genome shotgun sequence genome contains these proteins:
- the LOC115004966 gene encoding LOW QUALITY PROTEIN: uncharacterized protein LOC115004966 (The sequence of the model RefSeq protein was modified relative to this genomic sequence to represent the inferred CDS: deleted 1 base in 1 codon): protein MASTAFVTPDPVHDKSSRPYLVTWMNNLLKTSFKDVRQMGSGACYCQITHWVIPGSLEISKVKFDVQSEDDCKHNFSLLHEAFSKSGITKMIPVEELINGDPQINFEIMKWFKAFYLANVNVEDYDPVKARGGRDISPTGAFPALIKEKSKLDSEEEVRTGPKEFPFSEHWMDIFDWAEHSELGERFTFCRSCNRSLKTFSKGLVELRRHVETNKHKKRVQMYQRSVLQSHLSDQLPCSDAAVRFIHQLCCSGSAEGELASQRFARCKLGLQYPKDITSVCQHTPYCVYIYGGETLGEDDTVSVVLVGFFDVGASRHRIRFLDALQSEDRVGEKTAAAVVETLKNFGLPTHNLAAVYSDGNGAASEHICTQLRELNPNIVSVGGLYAVADAALHAGIKELSNQAQELMVDMHAHHSSCSSQNDNLTALFVSDISADRHLNTSCLTFCLFVTHVLEVWTDLIMYFKSCNKEDKKAKLISSQLQDPKVRATFMFLEHALKPLHTFQRQLQTPEGAARADMLLVLEEASSLLCTYTSYFLQPEAAARFAKERDAQILKDKKFHLSSPELSLGGGAVEDVTRLQEEALAFYVALTGCVAEQLPLSDELLRSIALLLNPRSRLTLTGKVVRELGTELDICSSPEEVEQLTGEFLEYQLSETDSAAGASLEEHWARVLKDTKPASVFRQLVLTLLSLPCPPLQAQQLFAQALDSEDAALLSETEDSECDLTSSADAPCRRNATVHAEGLKDLNVSVKRCEVRLTKINDDACTAGENGHLWKEMPIRGSYGWESSLRQKPQARAVFQAGAATCFPPEGDDKDSKTQDEVAEETSPFSKRTPRGRGKQAYQDGKGFLTGELVWGKVKGFSWWPGMVMPWKTKSSPPGMRRVEWFGDGMFSEIYTEGLMIFSAFTKCFCKNSFASLPVYKEAVYQIIELAGERCAKSFSEAEGKKESELKLMLSWASEGFLPTGPEGFLPPDAAAHQDSSDSAMSDYQPPAKRKYVLKSKAVAPIITYNRESIREKVKEKGKHIEAKVV, encoded by the exons ATGGCAAGTACAGCGTTTGTGACTCCAGACCCCGTCCATGATAAAAGCAGCCGTCCTTATTTAGTGACCTGGATGAACAACCTGCTGAAGACGAGCTTCAAAGACGTACGGCAGATGGGTTCAG GTGCATGTTACTGTCAGATCACGCACTGGGTTATTCCGGGCTCTCTTGAAATCTCCAAGGTGAAGTTTGATGTGCAGAGTGAAGATGACTGCAAGCACAACTTCAGTCTCCTCCATGAGGCCTTCAGCAAGAGCGGAATCACTAAG ATGATTCCAGTGGAGGAGCTCATTAACGGAGATCCTCAGATCAACTTTGAGATCATGAAGTGGTTCAAAGCTTTCTACCTGGCGAATGTGAACGTTGAAGACTACGACCCTGTGAAAGCTCGGGGGGGCCGGGACATCAGCCCCACTGGGGCTTTCCCCGCACTGATTAAAG AGAAATCTAAGCTGGACTCGGAGGAGGAGGTCCGCACTGGACCCAAAGAATTCCCCTTCTCCGAACATTGGATGGATATTTTTGACTGGGCTGAGCACAGTGAGCTCGGAGAGCGTTTTACCTTCTGCCGCTCCTGCAACAGAAGCCTGAAGACGTTTTCCAAAGGCCTTGTTGAACTCAGGCGACATgtggagacaaacaaacacaagaaacGGGTTCAGATGTACCAGAGAAGCGTCCTGCAGAGCCACCTGTCTGATCAGCTGCCCTGCAGCGACGCCGCCGTGCGCTTCATTCACCAGCTCTGCTGCTCCGGCTCCGCTGAAGGTGAACTCGCGTCTCAGCGTTTTGCACGCTGTAAGCTGGGGTTGCAGTACCCCAAAGACATCACATCTGTCTGCCAGCACACTCCCTACTGTGTATACATCTACGGGGGGGAAACACTGGGAGAGGACGACACCGTCTCCGTGGTCCTTGTTGGGTTTTTTGATGTCGGAGCCTCCAGGCACCGCATCCGATTCCTGGATGCTCTTCAGTCGGAGGATCGTGTGGGAGAGAAAACAGCAGCGGCTGTGGTGGAGACCTTGAAGAACTTCGGGTTACCCACACACAATCTTGCCGCAGTTTATTCTGATGGTAATGGTGCGGCCTCCGagcacatctgcacacagctcaGGGAGCTCAACCCGAACATAGTGTCTGTTGGAGGACTGTACGCTGTCGCTGATGCTGCTCTCCATGCTGGCATTAAGGAGCTGTCCAATCAGGCCCAAGAGTTGATGGTAGACATGCACGCTCACCACTCATCCTGCTCCTCCCAGAATGACAACCTCACAGCTCTGTTTGTCTCAGACATCAGCGCAGACAGACATCTCAACACCAGCTGCCTCACCTTCTGCCTGTTCGTCACACACGTCTTGGAAGTATGGACAGATCTCATAATGTACTTTAAATCTTGTAACAAGGAAGACAAAAAAGCCAAGTTAATCAGCTCCCAGCTGCAGGATCCCAAAGTCAGGGCCACGTTTATGTTCCTGGAGCACGCCTTGAAGCCTCTGCACACTTTCCAAAGGCAGCTGCAGACTCCGGAGGGAGCCGCCCGCGCTGACATGCTGCTCGTCCTAGAAGAGGCCAGCAGCCTGCTGTGCACCTACACCTCCTACTTCCTTCAGCCTGAAGCGGCTGCTCGCTTCGCCAAGGAACGCGACGCCCAAATCCTTAAAGACAAGAAGTTCCACCTGTCGAGCCCGGAACTcagtctg ggggggggggcggtggaAGATGTAACACGGCTACAAGAGGAGGCGCTGGCTTTCTACGTCGCACTCACAG GTTGCGTCGCAGAGCAGCTGCCTCTGAGCGACGAGCTGCTCCGCTCCATCGCTCTGCTGCTGAACCCCCGAAGCAGACTGACGCTGACGGGGAAAGTGGTCCGGGAGCTTGGGACCGAGCTGGATATTTGCAGCTCCCCTGAAGAGGTGGAGCAGCTCACAGGTGAGTTCCTGGAGTATCAGCTGAGTGAGACGGACAGCGCTGCGGGGGCTTCACTGGAGGAGCATTGGGCCCGCGTGCTGAAGGACACCAAGCCGGCCTCAGTCTTCAGACAGCTGGTCCTCACGCTGCTGTCTCTCCCCTGTCCTCCTCTTCAGGCCCAGCAGCTGTTCGCTCAG GCGCTGGACAGTGAAgatgctgctctgctctctgagaCTGAAGACAGCGAGTGTGACCTCACGTCCAGCGCTGACGCCCCCTGCCGCAGGAACGCTACAGTCCACGCTGAAG GACTGAAGGACCTGAACGTGTCGGTGAAGCGCTGTGAGGTCCGCCTCACTAAGATAAATG ACGACGCCTGCACAGCTGGAGAGAACGGACACTTGTGGAAAGAG ATGCCCATCAGGGGAAGTTATGGCTGGGAGAGCAGTCTGCGCCAGAAACCACAGGCCCGTGCAGTGTTTCAGGCCGGCGCTGCCACCTGCTTCCCCCCCGAAGGTGATGACAAGGACAGCAAGACTCAAGACGAGGTG GCTGAAGAGACGTCACCGTTCAGTAAACGCACTCCAAGAGGACGAGGGAAACAGGCCTACCAG GACGGGAAAGGGTTTCTGACAGGAGAGCTGGTGTGGGGCAAAGTGAAGGGCTTCTCCTGGTGGCCCGGGATGGTGATGCCTTGGAAAACAAAGTCCTCTCCTCCAGGAATGCGGCGGGTGGAGTGGTTCGGAGACGGGATGTTCTCAGAG ATCTACACGGAGGGTCTCATGATATTCAGCGCCTTCACTAAGTGCTTCTGCAAGAACTCCTTTGCCAGCTTGCCCGTCTACAAGGAAGCCGTCTACCAGATCATTGAG CTGGCAGGGGAGCGATGTGCAAAGTCTTTCTCTGAGgcggagggaaagaaagagagcgagcTGAAGCTGATGCTGAGCTGGGCCTCTGAAGGGTTCCTGCCGACAGGACCGGAGGGATTCCTGCCTCCTG ATGCGGCTGCACATCAGGACTCTTCTGACTCTGCCATGTCCGACTACCAGCCGCCTGCCAAAcggaaatatgttttaaagagcAAGGCCGTCGCTCCCATCATCACCTACAACAGAG